TGCTTAGAGATGTGAGGATAGAAATATTTGTGATTCCCTCGCTGAGTGTCGAAACAGAAGCGGCAGTTGCACGAATAAATCATCCATTCTGACATTCGTTGCCTCCTGATCGTGATACATCATTTATTTTACGTGCAATATATTCACCCTCCTCTCCAGCGCGCTTTTAAGCTGCACAAGGACCACGAAACCGAGATCGCTGAGTCCTTGGTGGAGAGGATCCGTGAACTGCAGAACGCCGGGGCCGAGGTCAACATTCAGACCGTCCAGTGCCCGAGCAGTGACCTTACAACATcccaggaaggaaggtgagagttCATCTTTCCCTGACCATGACAATGCTGAAATCATTCTTAGGAAGTTGTCTTGTTTGTGTTGGTCGTAATCGAAatcatgtgtgtttgtatgttataGCGTTGCCGTGGACGAACCAGTACCTGAAGGATTACATAAGCAAGTCGAGAGCAaggaggaagctgaaaaaaTGTCTCTTCCGgatatggaaaaggaaagagagaagagaaggaagacttcGCGAGAGGCGTCAGGAGGGGAAGCGGTCGAGTCAGGGAGGCGTGAGAGTCGAACACGAGAACATCGAAAAGTCAAGAAGGTTCCCTCCAAGAAGGTGCAGAAGCTTCACAACCTCACTGGTGACTTGCTCTTccaggtgagagaaaaagagtacGGCTTGGGTGGGACAGCTTTAGTTATAGGAAAGAGAGGCATGGAAGAGCAAACAAGAAAGAGTGTGGCGGGAGTGAGTATTCTGAGACAAGATAGGGAGGACAAGGCAAAATAGAGGATATTCATGTTCGAAATTCAATGAATGATcagtaaaccaaccaatagtaCTTTACGTAATACTGACCTGGGTCTTACTcttaaaactttttttctgaCATCCGTACGCGAGTGTATGTACTTTAATATTAACCTGGATCATGAATgttgtctacctgtgtgtctgtAGGCCAAGCGGCTGGAGCAAGCACTGGTGTCCAAACATAATTTGGATCGACGCGGGGCCAGCGGGCCTTCCCTGCCCGTCGCTTACAAACAGAGGAGTCTTCGGGGGCGTTCCTCTTTACGTCTAGCAGGAGACACTGCCACCCCCCCACGGCGAGGGAGGAACACCCCCTCTCGCACCTGGTCCTCCATCGAGGCGATCACTTTTCCTGCTGATTCCCAGGTGAGTCTTTGAAGCCACACCACCCCCAGGTAACACAGGCCACACCACCCCCAGGTAACACAGGCCACACCACCCCCAGGTAACACAGGCCACACCACCCCCAGGTAACACAGGCAACACCACTCCCAGGTAACACAGGCCACACCACTCCCAGATAACATGAATGATTTgcatatgagttttttttttttttagccgcTTAATTAACAGTCCAAGGGAACAACTAAAAAATGTTGCACTTGAAATTGCATCAACAACACAATACTTAGGTTATTTCAATGTGATAATTAAAAATCTAGTGTCTGTCCAGTAAACAGTAATCATTGTTAACATTTGCGGTGTTGTTTTCATGTGATTCATCGTCTGATACAGTGATTCTCAACCAGAGGTAAATTTATCCCTTGGGGTAAAAAAAATTACGTGGCAGGAGCTAAATAACTGATGTACCTGATAAGTGAATAATAATTCAATTAATTTCATTTTGTAGAATAGAGAGGGaatgattagtgtgtgtgtgtgtgtgtgtgtgtgtgtgtgtgtgtgtgtgtgcgcgcgcacgcTTGGGAGAGGgagtaggggaaggaagggagagtgtaTGGAAGTAAGGGGATGATGGAAAAATACATCAAGCCGAGAGGCTTAATGATGTTGGAAATGTTGAGAATCCCTGGTCTAATGTGAAACGGTCCTGTTGGCATCTGTTCCCGTCTTTCTCCAGGGAGCCGGTGAGGCGGAGGGCGGCGCCAGGCAGGAGTCAGAGGAAGGCGATGTGATGACGAGCAGGAGTCTCAAAGGCCAGTCATCCATGGGCTCGTATTCCGGTGATCCGCAGGAGCTCCTGGCCATGAACGCTGAGCTCAGTCGAATGGCAAAGGAACTTCGGCTTGAAATGATGCAGATGTGGAGCTTCAGAGGTGAGGGACGCGCAGTGCACTGGGTGGGTAGAGCTGGTAGACATGACTTTATCAACATGTCAATGACAATTACAGAATGTAACACACTTTCATTCGCAGATTCCACTTCTCCTGAGTCGGTGACGTCAGAGCCCATGTCGGTGCCCGACATGGAGCCTTTGACAGTGCACGATATAGAAGAAGATACGGTAAGGATTTCAGAAGTTTAAAAAGCTTGAGAGAGATCTCCTATAATCCCCTGTAGCAGTGTTAATAGTATGACGAGATTTGTGGCGTAGGGCGTTGGGTggagtgttaggttaggtgtctCTCCGCAGGGTGTGGCAGGAAGTGGAGAGACGTGGAGTTTGGTCTTCGTCATGGGGATTTGTTGAGTTTTTGTTCACGTCACATTACTGCATGCTGTTTTCTTTATGGGCAAGTGAATGAAACTCATATTAGCCACAGTAGGAGTAGAAATTTCCCATCACCTTTCTTGCACTGTTTGAGCAAAGTTGCCTGTATGGGTTCGCCAAAAAACTGAGACGCCTTCTCATTTTCCTGAGTGAGCGGTAGAATAGCAACTTCTCGTTGAACCTTGCTGTGTTCCTTCCCAGACTGAAAAGGACCGGTTAGTAGCGGAAGCCAACGAGGTTTTCCAGAGCATCGCCATGTTACACAAGGATAGTCCCCCGCCCTCGCCCCACGTCGCTAGGTCACCTTCCAGCCGATCCCGTAAGTCACCCACCAATGCGCCACACGCTAAGCTCCGAGATGCAGTTGTGCTGGATGAAAAGCGGAGCCGCCGCGGCGCTGAAGACAAGGATCGCAGGTAAGGGTTCTTGAGCGTTCCAGAGTTGATGCCACCGCTAGTGTTTAGTGTTCGAGTACAcgatttcgatttttttttttctagcgcaTGAATGACACACTGCATCCTTAAAAATTCTTCGCTATTGACAGGTCTAACAATAAAACGCCGTCCAGAAAGAACTCTTACCGAAAGCAGCAGCGGAATAACcttgaggaagacgaggaggaggagcaactgGAGAAACAGCCGGACATCAGTGTATTCGGTGCCACGCTGGGAGAGTTACTCCTGCGCACACAGCACcatcacgaggaggaggaggaagaggaggatgaggaggaggaagaggaggaggaggaagaggaagacgaagatgaagaagaagaggaggaggaggaggaagaggaagaagaacacagACGTTGGGAGGGACAACGAAGACGCTCCTCTGACGGACTGTCCACGGTGACCTCAGGACCCTCCCGCTCCCACTCTCCGTCGCCCAGCATTGCCTCCAGCGCCGCCGAGGCCGAGGTGAGTAAATCTTAAGTCACGGGAGGGTAGAGGCATGTGGTGACCATTGATGATAGCACGGAAGTCAtgcagtttacttctctctctcagagaaCATAGATtaaattggataaaaaaaaaaatcgtatttcgCGCATTATTAGACAAGAACATCAATCAATATTTTTTGTAactatttcgtgtttttgttacCTGAGGATTAccgattttttttctcacaagaTGATGGTTTTTATCCAATCTTGTGTTCCATTGTATATTTAATTACCGGCGCATCTCGTGTTCGTGCTTCAGCAAACCACCCGCTTGTCTCTTCTCTTAATACCATCTCAGAACAAGACACTACTTAACTCTTAACAGAAGTGTTACaattgcacctcctcctcctcctttgtcgaAGTCAGCTTTCAGAGTGACACATATCACTATAAAAATAGTGAGTTAAGACTGGTAGAATGATTATACAGCACCACATTGTAAAGGACTTTCGTCGGTGTAAATCGGTAAGTGAAGATGAGTTAATGTTGAATTCGTATCCCGCCAGTCTTCCTCGCGTgtggacgaggacgaggacagcATCTCCCTGCCAGGCACGTGGAagaccgccaccacctccaccacgcgCTCCGGAGAACACATCCTCTCCTCCAGTtttgagtgggaggaggaggatgccgaggaaagaaagaaacctaGAGCGAGGTGGAGAGCTGTGCTGGAAGACACAGAAGATGAAGTGGAGGAACAGAGAccaagaggaaggtggaaggccGTGGTAGATGATGTGAATGATGACACTGTGGTACTGAAGCCCAAACGAAGATGGAAAGCAGTggtagacgaagaggaggaagaggaagaagaagaagacggtaAAGAAACTCCTACGCCCCAGAAGACACCGGAGGCAGACCAAGACGACTGCACTGACTTTGTGACTGAGGTGACAGTGATCCTTCCCTCAGCTCGGCGCGCCACCAGAGACCTGAAGACCCGCCGCATCTCCGACACTCAGGTAAGACAGGTCAAGGCCACGTACACTGTACATACTCAGGTATTTATCATGAACGAAGTTTAACCTTATGTAAGTGTGTCTCTTACTTGAAATGATGTGTTGATATTTGAAATGGACTCCAAATACCCACAGCTGTCTCTAGACCGGTCACATATCATTGCGCAATGATAATGCATCTCAAGTAGTCAAGTAGAAACATATTATGCTCAACTGTCATCGAATGCACTGTTAATGTTTTAAGAACGCAGAACACTTCATTTATATGActatttttcgtatttttttttttccgtaggTAGAATACGAAAGCTTTGGACAAGAGAACAAGGACGAATGCTTCGCTAACACGTTTAGTAAATCAGTGCATGAAGATGAGGCGCTGGAGAGGAGAAAACTGGGAAGACCGGAGATGGCCAAACTTTCTTACGTCCCAAAGGGCGCTTCATGGCGAGATGAAGATTTGCCCTCTGCTGTGGCCACCAACACTCACCAGATGCCTGACAAATCTCCTGATGTCTTTGTACCCACAAAACGAACCATTTTTACTGTtcaaggaggaaatagaaaccCTGATCAAGCCCGTGCAACCCCCACCTTTGTAGAGAGCCAGGATGAAGAGCAAGAGGGCGGTAGGGGTGTCTGGCGAAGAAGTCAGAGTCATCCTGAAAATGTCTCAGAAGCAATAATTCAGAAGCCCACTCGGCATCTCAAAGAGAAAAAATCCAATGATAATGTGAACGGCCACCACAACAGCTCGCCCGTGACTAAAGCCAAGACTAGAAAATTATGTCCAGCTCCCGATGTGGTGGCTCAGTTGACCAAGCAACTCCATCAAATTTCTTCACCTAACGAGCCTAAAGCGGAAGTCAAGCACGAGGAGCCCGATAGAGAGGGTACTTCTTCTCAGAAGGAAAATTGCCAGACAATAAGTAACACTACCAAGGAACAAACTGAAACTGAAGTCAAGTCAACAGATACACAGAAGCCAAACAAAGTTGCTGAAGTGTGTGCCGAGAAGAcgccctcccacctccctccacctcagCCCCTCACTactgccgccatcaccactgcacTCCTCCAGACACCCACGGCAACTAGTCCTCCCATCGAATCCAAAAGAAAGGTCTTGGAGGCCGTCAATGAAGGTGTTCCTGCTGTCCGTAACATCATACAAAAGTTCAACAAGCGCATCACGGAAAACCAGGAATTATTAGGAAGCCCTTTCCGGTCGCCACCCAGCAGCCCGCCATGGCAGTCACCTCGGTCTCAAAGAAAGATTTTGGGTGATTTAAATTCGTGCCAAGTAGGAGCGGATAACAAATTTCCTTCAAAGAATGGACAAGCTACTAATGAATCGTCTCAATCAACGACTGTTAATGCGTCCAGCGGTGTGCTCAAGTCCCAGAGTACTTCTGTTATCGTCTCCCACCCAGCAGAGTTACCACCAAAGGTTCAGCGATCAGCGAGTGGTTCCTGTGTGCAGGCGGACAAATCCATTAGCAGCGAAGTTAAAGTCACCGTCTCGGGGGGATTGGTTGCTTCACCACAACTGTCCAGGTGCAGGGGTGCGAGCCCTGGCGAAGCGTTCAACTGCTCTTCCAGCGTGAGCCCCGCCCTCACGCCAGCCCCCACAGACCTTGACACTTCCTGTGACTTGGAATTTTCAACTGACGATACTGGACAGCCTCATGAGCGGCTGACGGCCCCCTTGAGGCCTGAAAGGCGTAGTCCTGCAGCCCATATTCGTGCACTCAGAATtaaaaaagcaaaggaagagttCCTCGCTCGTGGAGCAGGCCTACCAACCACTGACCATGGTTCAGGCGACACAAACGAAACAGTAAAGCTTAGACACAGAAGTGGCACAGCCAGCACGGAGGGCAGCTGGAGAGAATCTGATGAGCTCTGTGCAGCAGCACCGTCCCCTACCCCGACAGAAGGGAGTAGTCACGAGAAGGAGGAAACTCGCGACAAACCACCAAGAGTCGCTTCTCGAAGACGAAACATTCCAAAGAAAGAGTCATTCCGCAGACAGAGTGCTGGTTGCCTGCTAGAGGAGTCTGCATCGGCCAAGCACTCTTCACAGGTTGTCAAGTCTTCATCGTCAGGAGTGCTGGCCAACGTTAAGAGACACTCAAGAATCTCCATCGACTCCCAGTCCCCTGATCGACGAAAAGATTCCGTTGATCAATCCGGTGAACAAGCGAGGACGCCTCTTGGAATATTCAAGTTGTTCCGACGTAATCGAAGTAAAGATAAGCGGGACATGCCCTCAGTACAAAAGCTATGCCGTCAAAGTCTGGTGGTAGACTTTGCTAACGGTAGAGGCCGAACCCAAAGTGCTTCTCCTCAACCGCCCCCTGAACCCCATCTCAGGGCCCTGCCCGAGGTGGAAGGCGAAGAGGCTCCGGAGGCTGCTGCTCGGTCCTCGAAGACGCTGCCACGAGGAAGTTCCATGGATACTGTCTCTCTGGCACCCTCTCGCTCTTGCCCGTCGTCTCCTGTTGCCCCTCACCGCTCTCGAACTGCCAACTGGCTGGCTCGGGGCCGTCAGATATTCAAGAGCCGCTCTCCTTCGCCGGGGAAAAAGACTCGGTGACATTCGCCCCATTGTTTATGTGGATCAGTCAGTATGTCGCCAAGACTGGTGTTTCGCTGCTGCCAGTCACGCGATGCTTGAGTGCACAGCGCGGATGGCTGAAATAATCCTCTGAGGTGTGGGAAGCCATCATCATACACACGAGAATCACATCCCACCCTCACACTGCAGGTGTGACTAGTGACAGCTATCCACACGAAGAGGAGAGAGCAATATAATAAGAGCGAAAGCCTGAAATAAAGATATACAAGAATGTGACTGCAGCAGAGCCCACGGGACAAATGCTTGAGAGTAGATCTACAATAACCTTTCCTTAAAAATGGAATGGATTCAGGAAACATTCGACAACATAGCAAACATTGTCGAAACTTTCCAATGTCAGATTGCTTGAAACTCTGGAGACCTGTCTCAACCGGATAATTCAAACGAAAACCTGGTGGCATCTGGTGACTGCAAGAAAACAGGTACAAGAAGACTCGTAGACGTATGTGAATGGCACGTGCCAAAACTTTTGTGAACAGTAATATGATAATGGCacaaaagtctttttttttttatgctactcTGAGGCTTACACCCCAACCATGGGCGTAGTGACGGGTGTGTTGCTCTCCAGGGGCTTTAGTGCATCTGATGGCACGGATGCAAATAATACTTGATACTGTGACATGTACTGTACAGTACGTACACTAATAATGCTAAAAGGACGGCGGCAAATCTGTCTCGCCCTATATGTGTTGTCTTATCAGAGCTTTGGATCAGCGCGGCAAGCTGCATCGTCAGCCTGAAACTTTGTGCTAGGAATAATTATTCATATTGTTAATATAATTCCTTTTCTACGTACCTGGTATATATGTAGCCTTAAACAAATAGTTGTTAAGATAATAGGAGAGAATAGGGTGGAATCACTATCCTGaattaaaacaagaataacatagGGTTGTAGTGGGAAATTACCGTCTAGACAAGTCATATAATGTATTAAATAGTGAAAAGGATGGGCAGGGAAGAGGTAAGAGACAGTCAAGAGGAGAATGATTGCTAGAGAAAGAAGCTATACAGGATATCTGTTGGGGAAGAAACAAGTGTTAATAATggcaggagaaaggaaagtgttAGGTTGATAGATAAGAGATGAGTGTACGAGTATAACTTGTGAACATGTTGCAAAATAGtgttactggagagagagagagagagagagagagagagagagagagagagagagagagagagagagagagagatgcgaggCGAcgttctttttcatcttcctcattgGCACCAGCTGGAGTCAACACAGAACCCGGGAGGTGACAGAACACGCACGTGAAGTTTATCGATGGCAACATGGAAGACCAGcaggacaaaggaagagaaggtaataGGTAAGTGTTGGTAAAAGTAAACGTAACAAAAAACCTTATCTGCTAAAGTAttgtgtaatatgagtgtttgacatgtatattttatttattgagtcTGTGTGACtgtgattttttaaattatatatatatatatatatatatata
This genomic interval from Scylla paramamosain isolate STU-SP2022 chromosome 7, ASM3559412v1, whole genome shotgun sequence contains the following:
- the LOC135101956 gene encoding uncharacterized protein LOC135101956 isoform X3 translates to MSEQPSQDGPPSGTPSRDVLPDHLVQEQDHLVLQEHEEQHRHGLVQAEDADGGLSLIDDDDVRKMSQDSLISGSGRGSPLLRPSAGPRRYQDSDSCPSVSPSPDPESRHQTFDFSPPGEPVESGGITAALQTEREFLDFMLSLPQVQKEGPGRPSPAKKEGAPRPLQQQEGPKPVQQEVAPPLRADSEQRSPSRAPATVGGVVSTKMGLDHLDNLCRMMEQLGDLREQNSRLQRRVHYLEELQALQEMHRHLQETLEARRSGLRLDSIHLSDSDQHLDDDGEGGGGGVSRHGSEDSLLLLGHHQPDKGKVRTMSTKTRLRSKSVGTDLLDPVPKTKVSGWKRVREALKWERATLLPPAPTPATATSAHHPTSSPQPSPSPQSTALQDQFFRPPSSSSSSSVLTEVMTEEDLLNFYRQVIDKSELLELPESPVRRHSTTERDLRAATLDREPPTQAHDKEKKGHRSAWGMVGHLRPRWTNWGRGGPAGIKVKNMISTRRDSVRKKSTFAHRKSTVERPGRGHPGVAVEVAAASDPEDYEVDYDGQAGETVDPGGSTCFATDGSEGEWEVGGVWVGPREEEVPALPSPTTSLGVRRAKPQLTITVPSSEDLSHVQQVREKPRPPPRSPEVRRRKNSPSQLDPRTPLLLPRTPPSPRRASHWTKVKKAFLTGQQHQHIKAELVQAAGSSSLPPSPSKKTTTFHFDAPPDHLCVGASALDDSSSPSMSLEASPDTLASHSHSTSTPSPQPHPTPSPQPSGVQRNLADLQKSLSGEFNRRLQEWEKLKGGTSQGGPVPAPLPGASAGAVHPEENLPHEFRKKLHEWEKMKERERERGKPDLPRGQEDVKTKVHGEDDLPADFRKKLTEWEIRKALVGKSQQNVEELQKNLGEEFNRKMAEWERIKASASHGHIKTAASHLQVKPSASVSCIQAKPIAPPPPVPHKSGSISGQGQIKCSASTSQVLAKASMAGPAASPRLDRKGSGHKIKKSKSSKTEKGPVLQSKAESGNKGRDKSDKELQWLEKELLKVEREKQRLEREKEKFLERQARLEKMRQAMARGGPAKKKEIYIKTSTGEFRFEGISQTFTKRLYEWEERRGIRPESSTIALLDPNYKAPEKEVQEKPKSPELVRLVRSKSESSMVADLVGPTLHSRASSLSLGERDTDEPVLQAENKAASEPTLAAEDPGSPKVAMLVQLEEVVDDPAALHDPATPYAPAEITRNIDSSGSEEDVTRRRRADDDDDLATNLQRNDSGRGHGSYRSLLHENMSLLDKLRQQEDLCRALETQMGDIDSKMDNVADQHLKTLEKLHRQVTIMKDSSTTSHDPEGGASSGGSEDAEANQRLINQLKSRIVELEMRGDHLMNEKEQLERAFKLHKDHETEIAESLVERIRELQNAGAEVNIQTVQCPSSDLTTSQEGSVAVDEPVPEGLHKQVESKEEAEKMSLPDMEKEREKRRKTSREASGGEAVESGRRESRTREHRKVKKVPSKKVQKLHNLTGDLLFQAKRLEQALVSKHNLDRRGASGPSLPVAYKQRSLRGRSSLRLAGDTATPPRRGRNTPSRTWSSIEAITFPADSQGAGEAEGGARQESEEGDVMTSRSLKGQSSMGSYSGDPQELLAMNAELSRMAKELRLEMMQMWSFRDSTSPESVTSEPMSVPDMEPLTVHDIEEDTTEKDRLVAEANEVFQSIAMLHKDSPPPSPHVARSPSSRSRKSPTNAPHAKLRDAVVLDEKRSRRGAEDKDRRSNNKTPSRKNSYRKQQRNNLEEDEEEEQLEKQPDISVFGATLGELLLRTQHHHEEEEEEEDEEEEEEEEEEEDEDEEEEEEEEEEEEEHRRWEGQRRRSSDGLSTVTSGPSRSHSPSPSIASSAAEAESSSRVDEDEDSISLPGTWKTATTSTTRSGEHILSSSFEWEEEDAEERKKPRARWRAVLEDTEDEVEEQRPRGRWKAVVDDVNDDTVVLKPKRRWKAVVDEEEEEEEEEDGKETPTPQKTPEADQDDCTDFVTEVTVILPSARRATRDLKTRRISDTQVEYESFGQENKDECFANTFSKSVHEDEALERRKLGRPEMAKLSYVPKGASWRDEDLPSAVATNTHQMPDKSPDVFVPTKRTIFTVQGGNRNPDQARATPTFVESQDEEQEGGRGVWRRSQSHPENVSEAIIQKPTRHLKEKKSNDNVNGHHNSSPVTKAKTRKLCPAPDVVAQLTKQLHQISSPNEPKAEVKHEEPDREGTSSQKENCQTISNTTKEQTETEVKSTDTQKPNKVAEVCAEKTPSHLPPPQPLTTAAITTALLQTPTATSPPIESKRKVLEAVNEGVPAVRNIIQKFNKRITENQELLGSPFRSPPSSPPWQSPRSQRKILGDLNSCQVGADNKFPSKNGQATNESSQSTTVNASSGVLKSQSTSVIVSHPAELPPKVQRSASGSCVQADKSISSEVKVTVSGGLVASPQLSRCRGASPGEAFNCSSSVSPALTPAPTDLDTSCDLEFSTDDTGQPHERLTAPLRPERRSPAAHIRALRIKKAKEEFLARGAGLPTTDHGSGDTNETVKLRHRSGTASTEGSWRESDELCAAAPSPTPTEGSSHEKEETRDKPPRVASRRRNIPKKESFRRQSAGCLLEESASAKHSSQVVKSSSSGVLANVKRHSRISIDSQSPDRRKDSVDQSGEQARTPLGIFKLFRRNRSKDKRDMPSVQKLCRQSLVVDFANGRGRTQSASPQPPPEPHLRALPEVEGEEAPEAAARSSKTLPRGSSMDTVSLAPSRSCPSSPVAPHRSRTANWLARGRQIFKSRSPSPGKKTR
- the LOC135101956 gene encoding uncharacterized protein LOC135101956 isoform X2 — protein: MSEQPSQDGPPSGTPSRDVLPDHLVQEQDHLVLQEHEEQHRHGLVQAEDADGGLSLIDDDDVRKMSQDSLISGSGRGSPLLRPSAGPRRYQDSDSCPSVSPSPDPESRHQTFDFSPPGEPVESGGITAALQTEREFLDFMLSLPQVQKEGPGRPSPAKKEGAPRPLQQQEGPKPVQQEVAPPLRADSEQRSPSRAPATVGGVVSTKMGLDHLDNLCRMMEQLGDLREQNSRLQRRVHYLEELQALQEMHRHLQETLEARRSGLRLDSIHLSDSDQHLDDDGEGGGGGVSRHGSEDSLLLLGHHQPDKGKVRTMSTKTRLRSKSVGTDLLDPVPKTKVSGWKRVREALKWERATLLPPAPTPATATSAHHPTSSPQPSPSPQSTALQDQFFRPPSSSSSSSVLTEVMTEEDLLNFYRQVIDKSELLELPESPVRRHSTTERDLRAATLDREPPTQAHDKEKKGHRSAWGMVGHLRPRWTNWGRGGPAGIKVKNMISTRRDSVRKKSTFAHRKSTVERPGRGHPGVAVEVAAASDPEDYEVDYDGQAGETVDPGGSTCFATDGSEGEWEVGGVWVGPREEEVPALPSPTTSLGVRRAKPQLTITVPSSEDLSHVQQVREKPRPPPRSPEVRRRKNSPSQLDPRTPLLLPRTPPSPRRASHWTKVKKAFLTGQQHQHIKAELVQAAGSSSLPPSPSKKTTTFHFDAPPDHLSLSYLAHHLHALLPGVGASALDDSSSPSMSLEASPDTLASHSHSTSTPSPQPHPTPSPQPSGVQRNLADLQKSLSGEFNRRLQEWEKLKGGTSQGGPVPAPLPGASAGAVHPEENLPHEFRKKLHEWEKMKERERERGKPDLPRGQEDVKTKVHGEDDLPADFRKKLTEWEIRKALVGKSQQNVEELQKNLGEEFNRKMAEWERIKASASHGHIKTAASHLQVKPSASVSCIQAKPIAPPPPVPHKSGSISGQGQIKCSASTSQVLAKASMAGPAASPRLDRKGSGHKIKKSKSSKTEKGPVSKAESGNKGRDKSDKELQWLEKELLKVEREKQRLEREKEKFLERQARLEKMRQAMARGGPAKKKEIYIKTSTGEFRFEGISQTFTKRLYEWEERRGIRPESSTIALLDPNYKAPEKEVQEKPKSPELVRLVRSKSESSMVADLVGPTLHSRASSLSLGERDTDEPVLQAENKAASEPTLAAEDPGSPKVAMLVQLEEVVDDPAALHDPATPYAPAEITRNIDSSGSEEDVTRRRRADDDDDLATNLQRNDSGRGHGSYRSLLHENMSLLDKLRQQEDLCRALETQMGDIDSKMDNVADQHLKTLEKLHRQVTIMKDSSTTSHDPEGGASSGGSEDAEANQRLINQLKSRIVELEMRGDHLMNEKEQLERAFKLHKDHETEIAESLVERIRELQNAGAEVNIQTVQCPSSDLTTSQEGSVAVDEPVPEGLHKQVESKEEAEKMSLPDMEKEREKRRKTSREASGGEAVESGRRESRTREHRKVKKVPSKKVQKLHNLTGDLLFQAKRLEQALVSKHNLDRRGASGPSLPVAYKQRSLRGRSSLRLAGDTATPPRRGRNTPSRTWSSIEAITFPADSQGAGEAEGGARQESEEGDVMTSRSLKGQSSMGSYSGDPQELLAMNAELSRMAKELRLEMMQMWSFRDSTSPESVTSEPMSVPDMEPLTVHDIEEDTTEKDRLVAEANEVFQSIAMLHKDSPPPSPHVARSPSSRSRKSPTNAPHAKLRDAVVLDEKRSRRGAEDKDRRSNNKTPSRKNSYRKQQRNNLEEDEEEEQLEKQPDISVFGATLGELLLRTQHHHEEEEEEEDEEEEEEEEEEEDEDEEEEEEEEEEEEEHRRWEGQRRRSSDGLSTVTSGPSRSHSPSPSIASSAAEAESSSRVDEDEDSISLPGTWKTATTSTTRSGEHILSSSFEWEEEDAEERKKPRARWRAVLEDTEDEVEEQRPRGRWKAVVDDVNDDTVVLKPKRRWKAVVDEEEEEEEEEDGKETPTPQKTPEADQDDCTDFVTEVTVILPSARRATRDLKTRRISDTQVEYESFGQENKDECFANTFSKSVHEDEALERRKLGRPEMAKLSYVPKGASWRDEDLPSAVATNTHQMPDKSPDVFVPTKRTIFTVQGGNRNPDQARATPTFVESQDEEQEGGRGVWRRSQSHPENVSEAIIQKPTRHLKEKKSNDNVNGHHNSSPVTKAKTRKLCPAPDVVAQLTKQLHQISSPNEPKAEVKHEEPDREGTSSQKENCQTISNTTKEQTETEVKSTDTQKPNKVAEVCAEKTPSHLPPPQPLTTAAITTALLQTPTATSPPIESKRKVLEAVNEGVPAVRNIIQKFNKRITENQELLGSPFRSPPSSPPWQSPRSQRKILGDLNSCQVGADNKFPSKNGQATNESSQSTTVNASSGVLKSQSTSVIVSHPAELPPKVQRSASGSCVQADKSISSEVKVTVSGGLVASPQLSRCRGASPGEAFNCSSSVSPALTPAPTDLDTSCDLEFSTDDTGQPHERLTAPLRPERRSPAAHIRALRIKKAKEEFLARGAGLPTTDHGSGDTNETVKLRHRSGTASTEGSWRESDELCAAAPSPTPTEGSSHEKEETRDKPPRVASRRRNIPKKESFRRQSAGCLLEESASAKHSSQVVKSSSSGVLANVKRHSRISIDSQSPDRRKDSVDQSGEQARTPLGIFKLFRRNRSKDKRDMPSVQKLCRQSLVVDFANGRGRTQSASPQPPPEPHLRALPEVEGEEAPEAAARSSKTLPRGSSMDTVSLAPSRSCPSSPVAPHRSRTANWLARGRQIFKSRSPSPGKKTR